Proteins encoded together in one Polypterus senegalus isolate Bchr_013 chromosome 16, ASM1683550v1, whole genome shotgun sequence window:
- the LOC120516735 gene encoding cytochrome c oxidase assembly protein COX20, mitochondrial, protein MAGEEEKEQEKSFKLLGILDVQKTPCARESVLYGSFGSVVAGLGYFLATSRVKRSFDVGVGGFLLTTLGIWCHCRYHNAKQRMKKKLVQEGLKNKIIYEGTNLDPMLKSGGSGEEPGS, encoded by the exons ATGGCAGGCGAAGAAGAGAAAGAACAGGAGAAG TCCTTCAAACTTCTAGGAATTCTGGATGTACAAAAGACACCATGTGCCAGAGAATCTGTGCTCTATGGCTCATTTGGATCAGTCGTGGCAGGTCTAGGTTACTTTTTAGCAACAA gcaggGTTAAAAGATCTTTTGATGTTGGTGTAGGTGGTTTTTTGTTGACAACACTGGGGATTTG gtGTCATTGTAGGTACCACAATGcaaaacagagaatgaaaaagaaactCGTACAAgaaggattaaaaaataaaattatttatgaagGGACTAATCTTGACCCAATGTTGAAAAGTGGGGGCAGTGGTGAGGAGCCTGGTTCCTGA